A part of Terriglobus roseus genomic DNA contains:
- a CDS encoding mechanosensitive ion channel family protein: MMHLFALLLAAATKQPADSHSGETFHDLGQSWHADVVDFVRFDVPKLVVILLMAFALQSIVKFFVNRMRRLADSYHGTQRASQLRTMAAIVRATCYGLIGFIALLQILQLFNIDLKPLLASAGVVGLGISFGAQSMFKDMLNGVFILIEDQFNVGDVVTIAGLTGTVEDLTLRSTTLRAGDGTLNFIPNSQIATVSNLTRQYSVATLNVAVDASADPDRVMALLKTVAMEVRKDDAFQNVAIADPDILGVDKINGREVIYPVNIRVKANQKDPILRALRRRVLLAFEKEGIPLGLPTSTIVMQAKGDPTLAQPPVSITGS; the protein is encoded by the coding sequence ATGATGCATCTTTTCGCTCTTCTCCTGGCCGCTGCCACCAAGCAACCGGCGGACTCCCACTCCGGGGAGACTTTTCACGATCTGGGGCAGAGCTGGCACGCCGACGTGGTGGACTTTGTCCGATTTGACGTGCCGAAGCTGGTTGTCATCCTGCTGATGGCATTTGCGCTTCAGAGCATCGTCAAGTTCTTTGTGAACCGCATGCGCCGCCTAGCGGACTCGTATCACGGCACCCAGCGCGCATCGCAGTTGCGAACCATGGCGGCGATTGTTCGCGCTACGTGCTACGGACTGATCGGTTTCATTGCACTGCTGCAGATTCTGCAGTTGTTCAACATTGATCTGAAGCCTCTGCTGGCATCCGCCGGCGTGGTTGGCCTGGGAATTTCGTTTGGCGCGCAGAGCATGTTCAAGGACATGTTGAATGGCGTCTTCATCCTGATTGAGGACCAGTTCAACGTTGGCGATGTAGTGACGATTGCCGGACTGACCGGAACGGTGGAGGATCTGACGCTTCGCTCAACGACCTTGCGCGCGGGCGATGGCACGCTGAACTTCATTCCGAACTCGCAGATTGCTACCGTGTCGAACCTGACGCGTCAGTATTCGGTTGCGACACTCAATGTCGCGGTGGATGCGTCTGCCGATCCTGACCGGGTGATGGCGCTGCTGAAGACCGTGGCGATGGAAGTCCGCAAGGACGATGCGTTTCAGAATGTCGCGATTGCCGACCCGGATATTCTCGGCGTCGACAAGATCAATGGACGCGAGGTGATCTATCCGGTGAATATCCGCGTGAAGGCGAACCAGAAAGATCCGATTCTGCGTGCATTGCGGCGGCGGGTTCTGCTTGCGTTTGAGAAGGAAGGCATTCCGCTGGGGCTGCCGACGAGCACGATCGTGATGCAGGCGAAGGGCGATCCCACATTGGCGCAGCCTCCGGTTTCGATCACTGGAAGCTAG
- a CDS encoding PP2C family protein-serine/threonine phosphatase, which yields MPLILRPRQQNNVSDPLYATTSAPLSANVSHFPLYLRILWGITALLIALAFVPGTLGDQTFLLRWGLLAVTLIVTVPYLYRATKHGLLWRLRNKLILTYLLIGLTPVVLFFTLVFLSAYVAAGQFAVHLASQHLQLQLDNMGTSDAGFAFSLARRVEDGATAADLAQGRDEGRVASAATTTGRRTGPPPQPVGQPAGATPSQGARPLGMRQRSVYLDDQEIEFRDFMGNAHSPMRISSWIKQRRGGQLKVFAEDGGVLYMSVVDRVASSNGHMITVIGTMPVTQPLLANVAKGLGVVTLLPGVVEDTASGSVRSNAKQQRVSGGTRPGSVNLFDYQVVFRSRLPVLNWESGDIRPVPLVVTSRPSVLFQQLFGTGLTSSITDAVRFSFIAVCIIFALLEIFAFYVAMRLTRSMTGSVEDLYAATLSIDSGDLSHRIHVQQDDQLADLGRSFNRMAWSLGRLIEEQKEKERMQSELSIAQEVQANLFPHSLSGIPSLQLHGICRPARTVSGDYYDFLIFHDDPYQPKKVTGMGLALGDISGKGISAALLMSTLHAAVRAYRFASEELFSEEARSATHQESLECGELFESPARILALLNRHLYRSTQPEKYATLFLSHYDDRSGRLTYSNAGQLPPFVMKPDGSVRALDKGGTVVGLMDGMRYDQETIQLESGDLLIAYSDGVTEPENDFGEFGEDRLLDVVRANRDQPLEVISIEVMAALDAWIGGAEQPDDITLVLARKV from the coding sequence ATGCCGCTTATCCTCCGTCCCCGCCAGCAGAACAACGTATCTGACCCGCTCTACGCCACCACGAGCGCGCCTCTCTCTGCCAATGTTTCGCATTTTCCGCTGTATCTGCGCATCCTGTGGGGCATAACCGCGCTGCTAATCGCGCTGGCATTTGTCCCTGGCACGCTGGGCGATCAGACGTTCCTCCTGCGTTGGGGCCTATTGGCTGTCACGCTCATCGTGACGGTCCCATACCTGTATCGGGCAACAAAGCACGGCCTGCTATGGCGGCTGAGAAACAAACTGATCCTCACCTACCTGCTGATTGGCCTCACGCCTGTCGTGCTGTTCTTCACGCTGGTCTTCCTCTCTGCGTATGTTGCCGCGGGGCAGTTTGCAGTCCATCTGGCATCGCAGCATCTCCAGCTTCAGTTAGACAACATGGGCACCAGTGATGCGGGCTTCGCGTTCTCCCTCGCGCGTCGCGTGGAAGATGGAGCAACTGCTGCCGATTTGGCACAGGGAAGAGATGAAGGACGAGTAGCATCTGCTGCTACTACGACGGGACGTCGTACAGGACCACCGCCACAGCCTGTCGGGCAGCCCGCAGGTGCAACGCCGTCTCAGGGGGCTCGCCCTTTGGGAATGCGACAGCGTTCGGTCTATCTGGATGATCAGGAGATCGAGTTCCGCGATTTCATGGGCAATGCGCATAGCCCCATGCGGATCTCGTCTTGGATTAAACAGCGCCGTGGTGGACAGCTCAAAGTCTTCGCCGAAGACGGTGGCGTGTTGTACATGTCGGTTGTGGACCGCGTGGCATCGAGCAACGGTCACATGATCACCGTGATTGGCACCATGCCCGTCACGCAACCCTTGCTCGCGAACGTGGCCAAGGGATTAGGCGTAGTGACGTTGCTTCCTGGGGTCGTGGAAGATACCGCGTCGGGCAGCGTACGTTCCAATGCAAAGCAGCAGCGGGTCTCGGGTGGCACAAGGCCAGGCTCGGTAAATCTATTCGACTACCAGGTGGTCTTCCGTTCGCGTCTTCCGGTTCTGAACTGGGAGAGCGGAGACATCCGTCCGGTGCCGCTTGTTGTCACATCGCGGCCTTCGGTTCTGTTCCAGCAACTCTTTGGCACAGGCCTCACCAGTTCCATCACCGATGCGGTGCGGTTCTCCTTCATCGCCGTCTGCATCATCTTCGCGTTGCTTGAGATCTTTGCGTTCTACGTCGCTATGCGGCTCACGCGTTCCATGACCGGCTCCGTCGAGGACCTGTATGCTGCAACGCTTTCCATCGACAGTGGCGACCTTTCGCATCGCATTCACGTGCAGCAGGACGATCAGCTTGCCGACCTCGGGCGTTCCTTCAACCGCATGGCGTGGTCACTGGGCCGACTGATTGAAGAGCAGAAGGAAAAGGAGCGCATGCAGAGCGAACTCAGCATCGCGCAGGAAGTGCAGGCCAACCTTTTCCCGCATTCGCTTTCGGGGATCCCATCGCTGCAGCTACACGGCATCTGCCGCCCGGCTCGTACTGTCTCCGGCGACTACTACGACTTCCTGATCTTCCATGACGACCCGTACCAGCCCAAGAAAGTCACCGGAATGGGCCTGGCGCTTGGCGATATCAGCGGCAAGGGAATCTCCGCAGCGCTGCTCATGTCAACGCTCCATGCGGCTGTGCGCGCCTACCGCTTCGCCAGTGAGGAGTTGTTCTCCGAGGAGGCACGAAGCGCCACGCATCAGGAGTCGTTGGAATGCGGCGAGCTCTTCGAATCACCTGCGCGCATCCTCGCGCTGCTTAATCGCCATCTCTACCGCTCCACGCAGCCAGAAAAGTACGCGACGCTCTTCCTGTCGCACTACGACGACCGCAGCGGACGCCTCACGTATTCAAATGCAGGGCAGCTTCCGCCCTTTGTCATGAAGCCAGACGGCAGCGTGCGTGCGCTTGATAAAGGTGGCACCGTGGTCGGCCTGATGGACGGCATGCGCTACGACCAGGAGACTATTCAACTGGAAAGTGGTGACTTGCTCATCGCTTATTCCGACGGTGTGACTGAGCCGGAGAATGACTTCGGTGAGTTTGGCGAAGACCGCCTGTTGGACGTGGTCCGCGCCAATCGCGATCAGCCGCTGGAAGTCATCTCCATAGAAGTGATGGCTGCGCTGGACGCATGGATCGGTGGCGCGGAACAACCAGACGACATCACCCTCGTACTCGCGCGCAAAGTTTAA
- a CDS encoding YihY/virulence factor BrkB family protein → MPFITPQENASEPVPAEAAEKLSKVSEAPGERELWPDPVEGGSAAQFMELLRYLTQTDVHTYAFSVAANVILSLFPFIVLLLTLSRNVFHSQQMANVVSELMYSYLPTGQDFVMRNMNLLAHPHKSVQIFSVIMLFISSTGVFLPLEVALNNVWRAPKNRSYLGNQLVSLGLAISVGLLAMFSVAMSTAQKSVLGFIFFGHTNNVFYTALSNGFLSVVATISSIGIFFLIYWILPNRKIPPMAVLPTAIVTGLLWEGAKFLYIFTLPHLDLENVYGPFYISVGLMLWAFLSGLLLLAGAHFSATRHAMHMAALQARGES, encoded by the coding sequence ATGCCGTTTATCACGCCGCAGGAAAACGCAAGCGAACCCGTGCCGGCGGAGGCAGCGGAAAAGCTCAGTAAGGTCAGTGAAGCACCTGGCGAACGAGAGCTTTGGCCCGATCCGGTGGAGGGCGGCTCTGCGGCACAATTCATGGAACTGCTGCGTTATCTGACACAGACAGACGTTCATACCTACGCCTTTTCTGTCGCCGCTAACGTGATCCTGTCCTTGTTCCCATTTATCGTGTTGCTGCTCACACTGTCGCGCAATGTTTTTCATTCGCAGCAGATGGCGAACGTTGTTAGCGAACTCATGTACAGCTACCTGCCAACGGGGCAGGACTTCGTCATGCGCAACATGAATCTGCTCGCTCATCCCCACAAGAGCGTGCAGATCTTCTCGGTGATCATGCTGTTCATCAGCAGCACAGGCGTGTTTCTGCCACTGGAAGTGGCGTTGAACAATGTGTGGCGCGCTCCCAAGAATCGCAGCTATCTCGGCAATCAGCTTGTTTCGCTAGGACTGGCCATCTCCGTCGGGCTGCTTGCCATGTTCTCGGTGGCCATGTCCACCGCGCAGAAGTCGGTGCTTGGTTTCATCTTCTTTGGCCATACGAACAATGTGTTTTACACCGCGCTATCCAATGGATTTCTCAGCGTTGTGGCCACCATCAGTTCCATCGGTATCTTTTTCCTGATCTACTGGATCCTGCCCAATCGCAAGATTCCCCCCATGGCGGTGTTGCCCACTGCAATCGTGACGGGCTTGCTCTGGGAGGGGGCAAAGTTCCTGTACATCTTCACTCTGCCGCATCTTGATCTTGAAAATGTTTACGGGCCGTTTTACATCTCGGTAGGCCTGATGCTTTGGGCATTTCTCAGCGGACTGCTCCTGCTGGCAGGAGCACATTTCTCTGCAACACGGCATGCGATGCACATGGCGGCCTTGCAGGCACGGGGGGAATCCTAG
- a CDS encoding alginate lyase family protein, with amino-acid sequence MERRDAIPLEREGDRLFGTMSPRSKIALSRRAFLSGMTAAGCAYSLGGWSQAAENIHFNVAEYDRDNILAGAADALKLAPQTVTSVPAPKKLASPHLYFSEDTEWFAIEGGHFEHRPGYSNPAAFSQHRDALVRMNGVVAACVAAWRLTSEVKYAQHALNHLRAWFIDADTRMEPNLDHAACIPPSVDGSFRGVEDTVMLAETSRCASFLCAYNGAATEDDAAALRKWFTDFTTWMNESKPGFIAREMKDRTAICWTLQAAEMARFTRNGALQLDCLHRFRDKLLREMNFDGQFPAELHRPDAYAASIFTLDCLSMTCEAVSSPLDRLWDYNLQDGRGMRSAAAWLFPVLLNRGAWKFPSDAEHFTDWPVRQPSLLLAGRAYSRSEYIVLWKRLPLEPKKPELLRTFPMRQPALWTVRPPA; translated from the coding sequence TTGGAAAGACGCGATGCCATCCCGTTAGAACGCGAAGGTGATAGGCTCTTCGGCACGATGTCTCCCCGCTCCAAGATCGCGCTTTCCCGCCGTGCATTCCTCTCCGGAATGACTGCCGCTGGTTGCGCGTATTCGCTGGGAGGATGGAGCCAGGCGGCTGAGAATATTCATTTCAATGTGGCCGAATACGATCGCGACAATATTCTCGCCGGGGCAGCCGATGCCCTGAAGCTGGCACCGCAGACCGTCACCTCTGTGCCCGCACCTAAGAAGCTGGCGAGTCCTCATTTGTATTTTTCAGAGGACACGGAGTGGTTCGCGATCGAGGGTGGTCACTTTGAGCATCGACCCGGGTATTCCAATCCTGCGGCGTTTTCGCAACATCGCGATGCGCTGGTGCGGATGAACGGCGTGGTGGCCGCGTGCGTTGCCGCGTGGCGGCTGACTTCAGAGGTGAAGTATGCGCAGCACGCCTTGAATCATCTGCGAGCCTGGTTCATCGACGCGGATACGCGGATGGAGCCGAATCTGGATCATGCTGCCTGTATTCCGCCTTCCGTTGATGGCAGTTTTCGGGGTGTCGAAGACACGGTAATGCTGGCGGAGACTTCGCGTTGCGCGTCGTTTCTATGCGCTTACAACGGAGCTGCAACTGAGGATGATGCCGCCGCGCTGCGCAAATGGTTTACCGACTTCACCACGTGGATGAACGAAAGTAAGCCAGGCTTTATTGCGCGTGAGATGAAGGATCGCACCGCCATCTGCTGGACTCTGCAGGCGGCCGAAATGGCTCGATTCACGCGCAACGGCGCGCTGCAACTGGATTGCCTGCATCGCTTCCGTGACAAGCTGCTGCGCGAGATGAATTTCGATGGCCAGTTCCCCGCCGAACTGCATCGGCCTGATGCTTATGCCGCGTCCATCTTCACACTGGATTGCCTTTCGATGACGTGCGAGGCGGTGTCGTCGCCGCTGGATCGGCTGTGGGACTACAACCTGCAGGACGGACGCGGCATGCGGTCAGCGGCGGCATGGCTGTTTCCTGTGCTGCTAAACCGTGGGGCCTGGAAGTTTCCATCTGACGCGGAACATTTCACCGATTGGCCTGTACGCCAGCCGAGCCTGTTACTCGCAGGACGTGCATACAGTCGCTCGGAATACATTGTGTTGTGGAAGCGTCTGCCGCTGGAACCGAAGAAGCCGGAGTTGCTCCGGACGTTTCCGATGCGACAGCCCGCACTCTGGACGGTACGTCCGCCTGCCTAA
- a CDS encoding glycoside hydrolase family 20 zincin-like fold domain-containing protein — protein MALAPKLRRLSLPCTLMFSVTALSQMALIPTPREANAVRAIPLSQGVSIVCSACNADDTFVVNELTRQLRESNIVVTASGSAHITLLRYGSDAGKQALSVAHVAWSPEMQDEGYAIVPDASGVSVVGATSAGVFYGAMTAKQLIAGSGNAATLQTASIRDWPAMKYRGLHDDLSRGPVPTLAFQKELIRKLASYKVNVYSPYFENTMQYRSEPLAAPPGGSITPEQARELVAYAAQYHITVIPEQEAFGHLHYMLNQEMYAPLAETPHGHVLAPGQLGSVELTKRMYTELAAEYPSPLLHIGADETVELGKGQTKAAVDSRGLGPVYLDYLQKTVAALKPLNRRFLFWGDIAMKEPALLKTLPPDFKQQTIAVGWEYNPHTSFAPWIKPYTDAGMECWVAPGVNNWSRVWPNFNNALPNIQQFTAQGQAAGCTGQLNTLWEDDGEALFNNNWYALLFGAQAAWHKGESSIPQFQDSFAQVFHGDASGKVNEAQKELMAAHAVLKNGFKTSDASDLLFWIDPWSADGQIYAPKIRPYLHELRMHAEQAIVLVEQARNSATLREQDALDAMELGARRMDLIGLKFQLTDEMATTYDNAYRLQNAKDKDSRTEVSRDLNDINAVNGKLQDLRNQYSLMRDLYEAAWLKSNRPYFLRNNLARYDYTLNTWLSRIDKVRSAQRQWDRTQTIPPASEIGLPAPPAPGAPQ, from the coding sequence ATGGCCCTTGCCCCAAAGTTGCGCCGACTGTCTCTCCCCTGCACGTTGATGTTCAGTGTCACGGCTCTCTCGCAGATGGCGCTGATCCCTACGCCACGCGAGGCAAACGCTGTTCGTGCGATTCCTCTTTCGCAGGGTGTGAGCATTGTTTGTTCTGCGTGCAATGCAGACGACACTTTTGTAGTGAACGAACTTACGCGTCAGCTTCGTGAAAGCAACATTGTGGTTACTGCGTCCGGTTCGGCACACATCACTTTGTTGCGCTATGGCAGTGATGCAGGCAAACAGGCGTTGAGTGTCGCGCATGTGGCGTGGTCGCCCGAGATGCAGGACGAGGGTTACGCCATTGTTCCTGACGCATCGGGCGTCAGCGTTGTGGGTGCGACGTCTGCGGGTGTGTTCTACGGGGCGATGACAGCAAAGCAACTGATCGCTGGTAGTGGCAACGCGGCGACTTTGCAGACAGCCAGCATTCGCGATTGGCCTGCGATGAAATATCGCGGTCTGCATGATGATCTTTCGCGCGGACCTGTGCCGACGCTTGCGTTTCAGAAGGAGTTGATTCGCAAGCTTGCGTCGTACAAGGTGAATGTCTATTCGCCGTATTTCGAAAACACGATGCAGTACCGCAGCGAGCCGCTGGCCGCACCTCCGGGAGGTTCGATCACGCCGGAGCAGGCGCGTGAGTTAGTTGCCTACGCTGCGCAATATCACATCACCGTGATTCCCGAGCAGGAAGCATTTGGCCATCTGCATTACATGCTGAATCAGGAGATGTATGCGCCGCTGGCAGAGACTCCGCATGGACATGTGCTGGCGCCGGGGCAGCTGGGCTCTGTTGAGCTGACGAAGCGAATGTATACGGAGTTGGCAGCGGAGTATCCTTCGCCGCTATTGCACATTGGTGCAGATGAAACAGTTGAGCTTGGCAAGGGACAGACCAAAGCTGCAGTGGATTCACGTGGTCTTGGCCCTGTGTATCTTGACTATCTGCAAAAGACCGTTGCAGCGCTGAAGCCGTTGAATCGTCGTTTTCTTTTCTGGGGCGATATTGCGATGAAGGAGCCTGCGCTGCTGAAGACGCTGCCGCCGGACTTTAAACAGCAGACCATTGCCGTAGGTTGGGAATACAACCCGCATACAAGTTTTGCTCCGTGGATTAAGCCGTACACCGATGCGGGTATGGAGTGCTGGGTGGCACCGGGCGTGAATAACTGGAGCCGCGTGTGGCCCAACTTCAACAATGCTCTGCCTAACATTCAGCAGTTCACCGCACAGGGTCAGGCTGCGGGTTGCACCGGGCAATTGAACACACTATGGGAAGACGATGGCGAGGCATTGTTCAACAACAACTGGTATGCGCTGCTGTTTGGTGCGCAGGCCGCATGGCACAAGGGTGAAAGCTCGATTCCGCAGTTTCAGGACAGCTTCGCCCAGGTGTTTCACGGCGATGCCAGCGGCAAGGTAAATGAAGCGCAGAAAGAATTGATGGCCGCGCATGCCGTCTTGAAGAACGGATTCAAGACGAGCGATGCTTCCGACCTGCTGTTCTGGATTGATCCGTGGAGTGCTGACGGACAGATTTATGCGCCGAAGATTCGGCCTTATCTGCATGAGTTGCGCATGCACGCGGAACAGGCGATTGTGTTAGTCGAACAGGCTCGTAACTCTGCAACATTGCGCGAGCAAGATGCTCTGGATGCAATGGAACTTGGCGCGCGCCGCATGGATCTGATCGGCTTGAAGTTTCAACTGACTGACGAGATGGCAACGACGTACGACAATGCCTATCGCTTGCAGAATGCTAAGGACAAAGACAGCCGCACCGAAGTATCGCGCGATTTGAATGACATCAACGCGGTAAACGGCAAGCTGCAGGATCTGCGCAATCAGTATTCGTTGATGCGCGATCTGTATGAGGCTGCGTGGCTCAAAAGCAATCGCCCGTACTTCCTGCGTAATAACCTTGCGCGGTATGACTACACGCTGAACACGTGGCTTAGCCGCATTGATAAAGTGCGTTCCGCACAACGACAGTGGGACCGCACGCAAACGATTCCTCCGGCATCCGAAATTGGATTGCCCGCGCCGCCTGCGCCAGGAGCTCCTCAATGA
- the nagA gene encoding N-acetylglucosamine-6-phosphate deacetylase, translated as MTDETKLASGTHPKAIAAKTLITPHSVVHEPLLILEDGKVQQVTSLERDVLPEGALYLPEATLSAGFFDVHVHGAGGRDVMEGTPEAIDTVARTLARYGTTQFLATTVTAGIDHTLHALESIANAIESAAPEHGAEILGIHLEGPFLSHEKRGVHNPELLEKPSVALFDRFQEAARGHIKLMTVAPELQDALEMIAHASEKGVRISMGHSDAVARQARAGIAAGAVSATHTFNAMRGLTQREPGMLGVVLDAKELYAELICDGIHTTPEAVRLWFRMKGEERAMLITDGMAATGMPDGEYLLGDMNVQVKDGVAMYAGVLAGSVLTMDRAVANVQTFTGCGLDTAVRLASRNPKNMLSLPFDEAEASFNVFNAAGSRVGTILRGEVL; from the coding sequence ATGACTGACGAAACGAAACTCGCATCCGGCACACACCCGAAAGCCATCGCAGCGAAAACGCTGATCACTCCACACTCGGTAGTGCATGAGCCACTGCTGATTTTGGAAGACGGCAAGGTCCAACAGGTGACCTCGCTGGAACGCGACGTGTTGCCGGAAGGCGCGCTTTATCTGCCGGAAGCAACGCTCAGCGCTGGGTTCTTTGATGTCCACGTGCATGGTGCGGGCGGACGCGATGTGATGGAAGGTACGCCCGAAGCCATTGATACCGTGGCACGCACGCTTGCACGGTACGGCACGACGCAGTTCCTTGCGACGACTGTCACCGCTGGCATCGACCACACTCTGCACGCATTGGAGAGCATCGCGAATGCAATTGAATCGGCAGCGCCGGAACATGGCGCAGAGATTCTGGGCATTCATCTGGAAGGGCCATTCCTTTCGCATGAAAAGCGCGGTGTACATAACCCAGAGTTGCTGGAGAAGCCTTCGGTTGCACTCTTTGACCGTTTTCAGGAAGCGGCACGAGGTCACATCAAACTGATGACCGTTGCTCCAGAACTACAGGATGCGCTGGAGATGATCGCGCATGCGAGCGAGAAGGGTGTCCGCATCAGCATGGGTCACAGCGATGCAGTTGCAAGGCAAGCGCGAGCGGGCATCGCCGCAGGTGCTGTAAGCGCGACGCATACGTTCAATGCCATGCGTGGCCTAACGCAGCGTGAACCGGGCATGCTGGGCGTTGTACTGGATGCCAAAGAGCTGTATGCGGAATTAATCTGCGACGGCATTCACACCACGCCAGAGGCTGTCCGTCTGTGGTTCCGGATGAAGGGTGAGGAGCGCGCAATGTTGATCACCGACGGCATGGCCGCTACCGGCATGCCAGACGGCGAGTATCTGCTGGGTGACATGAATGTCCAGGTGAAGGACGGAGTGGCGATGTACGCAGGCGTGCTGGCGGGGTCCGTGCTGACGATGGACCGCGCCGTTGCCAATGTACAGACCTTCACCGGCTGCGGACTGGATACAGCCGTGCGGTTAGCGTCACGCAATCCCAAGAACATGCTGAGCCTGCCTTTTGACGAAGCGGAGGCGAGTTTCAATGTCTTCAACGCAGCAGGAAGCCGCGTAGGAACCATCCTGCGAGGAGAGGTTCTGTAA